A genomic segment from Cyprinus carpio isolate SPL01 chromosome A4, ASM1834038v1, whole genome shotgun sequence encodes:
- the LOC109067996 gene encoding voltage-dependent L-type calcium channel subunit alpha-1C-like isoform X13 yields MLRGLFSRRRLKHERLQEEVEERFKGKLVSERELGYTFVRPGGSNYSSPSLAPVPSLNEDERVGGGGGVLGLAPEHIPTPGASLSWQAAIDAARQAKLMGTSGAPISTASSTQRKRQHYTKPKKQASTASTRPPRALLCLTLKNPIRRACINIVEWKPFEIIILMTIFANCVALAVYIPFPEDDSNATNSNLERVEYLFLIIFTVEAFLKVIAYGLLCHPNAYLRNGWNLLDFIIVVVGLFSAILEQATKGDGGTSMGGKAAGFDVKALRAFRVLRPLRLVSGVPSLQVVLNSIIKAMVPLLHIALLVLFVIIIYAIIGLELFMGKMHRTCFFFKDGLKGPISEEKPAPCAPSSTHGRHCSMANITQCMMGWAGPNDGITNFDNFAFAMLTVFQCITMEGWTDVLYWMQDAMGYELPWVYFVSLVIFGSFFVLNLVLGVLSGEFSKEREKAKARGDFQKLREKQQLEEDLKGYLDWITQAEDIDPENDDDGLDDDKPRNLSMPASENESVNTDNAPAGDMEGETCCTRMANRISKSKFSRYSRRWNRLCRRTCRAAVKSNVFYWLVIFLVFLNTLTIASEHHQQPDWLTNVQDIANKVLLALFTGEMLLKMYSLGLQAYFVSLFNRFDSFVVCGGILETILVETKIMSPLGISVLRCVRLLRIFKITRYWNSLSNLVASLLNSVRSIASLLLLLFLFIIIFSLLGMQLFGGKFNFDETRRSTFDNFPQSLLTVFQILTGEDWNSVMYDGIMAYGGPSFPGMLVCIYFIILFICGNYILLNVFLAIAVDNLADAESLTSAQKEEEEEKERKKLARTASPEKRQNSEKPPLEDEKKEEKIELKSITSDGETATKINIDEYTGEENEEKNPYPVNDFPAGEEDDEEPEMPVGPRPRPLSDIQLKEKAVPMPEARAFFIFSPNNKFRVLCHKIVNHNIFTNLILFFILLSSISLAAEDPVNNDSFRNQILGYADYVFTGIFTIEIILKMTAYGAFLHKGSFCRNYFNILDLVVVSVSLISSGVQSSAINVVKILRVLRVLRPLRAINRAKGLKHVVQCVFVAIRTIGNIVIVTTLLQFMFACIGVQLFKGKFFYCTDTSKQTHSECRGSYILYKDGNVGKPEKAQRSWENSDFNFDDVLQGMMALFAVSTFEGWPGLLYRAIDSHTEDVGPIYNYRVIISIFFIIYIIIIAFFMMNIFVGFVIVTFQEQGEQEYKNCELDKNQRQCVEYALKARPLRRYIPKNPYQYKVWYVVNSTYFEYLMFTLILLNTICLAMQHHGQSQSFSKAMNILNMLFTGLFTVEMILKLIAFKPRGYFSDPWNVFDFLIVIGSIIDVILSEINHYFVDAWNTFDALIVVGSVVDIAITEVNPADPSSSPPSSVVRPMGLQNTEDNARISITFFRLFRVMRLVKLLSRGEGIRTLLWTFIKSFQALPYVALLIVMLFFIYAVIGMQMFGKIALRDNSQINRNNNFQTFPQAVLLLFRCATGEAWQEIMLACSPNRPCEKGSEVSHNSEDCGSHFAIIYFVSFYMLCAFLIINLFVAVIMDNFDYLTRDWSILGPHHLDEFKRIWAEYDPEAKGRIKHLDVVTLLRRIQPPLGFGKLCPHRVACKRLVSMNMPLNSDGTVMFNATLFALVRTALRIKTEGNLEQANEELRAIVKKIWKRTSMKLLDQVVPPAGDDEVTVGKFYATFLIQEYFRKFKKRKEQGLVAKIPPKTALSLQAGLRTLHDMGPEIRRAISGDLTVEEELERAMKETVCAASEDDIFRRSGGLFGNHVNYYHQSDGHASFPQSFTTQRPLHISKSGSPGETESPSHQKLVDSTFTPSSYSSSGSNANINNANNTAIGHRYPKPTVSTVDGHTGPPLTTVPLPRPTWCFPNKRSCFYDTFMRSDSSDSRLPIIRREEASTDETYDETLLDERDQTMLSMDMMEFQDEESKQLAPMVEADVGEERRPWQSPRRRAFLCPTALGRRSSFHLECLRKHNRPDVSQKTALPLHLVHHQALAVAGLSPLLRRSHSPTLFTRLCSTPPASPSGRGGGGPCYQPVPSLRLEGSGSYEKLNSSMPSVNCSSWYSDSNGNHRGSVQRTQRPVSLTVPPVTRRDSISVAHGSACSLVEAVLISEGLGHYAQDPSFIQVAKQELADACDMTMEEMENAADNILNANAPPNANGNLLPFIQCRDTGSQESRCSHTLNLSTATGSDELLGVELECSEGAGQRNSTLMEDEDMECVTSL; encoded by the exons GAacgggtggagtatctctttctGATCATTTTTACGGTGGAAGCATTTCTCAAAGTTATTGCATACGGGTTGCTGTGTCACCCTAATGCATACCTGCGGAATGGCTGGAACTTGTTGGATTTCATCATCGTGGTGGTAGG gctGTTCAGTGCAATATTAGAGCAGGCCACTAAAGGGGATGGTGGGACTTCAATGGGAGGCAAGGCTGCAGGGTTTGATGTAAAAGCCCTGCGAGCCTTTAGAGTGTTGAGACCTCTGAGACTCGTATCTGGAGTACCta GTTTACAGGTGGTGCTGAACTCCATCATTAAAGCCATGGTTCCCCTCCTGCACATCGCTCTGCTCGTTCTGTTCGTCATCATCATTTATGCCATCATCGGCCTAGAGCTCTTCATGGGCAAGATGCACAGAACTTGTTTTTTCTTCAAAGATGGACTCAAAG GTCCTATATCTGAAGAGAAGCCGGCCCCCTGCGCCCCAAGCTCCACCCATGGACGACACTGCTCCATGGCCAACATAACACAGTGCATGATGGGATGGGCAGGCCCAAATGATGGAATCACGAACTTTGATAACTTTGCATTTGCCATGCTAACTGTGTTTCAATGCATCACGATGGAGGGCTGGACTGACGTCCTGTACTGG ATGCAGGATGCCATGGGTTATGAGCTTCCGTGGGTCTATTTTGTCAGTCTGGTCATCTTTGGATCCTTTTTCGTTCTAAATCTGGTTCTGGGTGTGTTGAGCGG AGAGTTCTCTAAAGAGCGAGAAAAGGCCAAAGCACGCGGTGATTTCCAGAAGCTCCGTGAGAAGCAGCAGCTGGAGGAGGATCTAAAGGGCTACCTGGACTGGATCACGCAGGCGGAGGATATCGACCCTGAGAACGATGACGACGGACTGGACGACGACAAGCCTAGAAATC TGAGTATGCCGGCCAGTGAAAATGAGTCTGTGAACACTGATAATGCTCCCGCTGGAGACATGGAGGGAGAGACCTGCTGTACTCGCATGGC AAATAGGATCTCCAAATCCAAATTCAG TCGATATTCACGCCGATGGAATCGGTTATGTCGGCGCACGTGCCGTGCAGCAGTGAAGTCAAATGTGTTCTACTGGCTGGTGATCTTCCTGGTGTTTTTGAACACACTTACTATCGCCTCTGAGCACCACCAGCAGCCAGACTGGCTCACCAATGTACAAG ATATCGCCAATAAGGTGTTGCTGGCTCTTTTTACCGGTGAGATGCTGCTGAAGATGTACAGCCTGGGTCTACAGGCCTATTTCGTCTCCCTTTTCAACCGCTTCGACAGTTTTGTGGTGTGCGGTGGAATTCTGGAGACTATCCTGGTAGAGACTAAGATCATGTCACCCCTCGGCATCTCTGTGCTGCGCTGTGTGCGTCTGCTCCGCATCTTCAAGATCACCAG GTACTGGAACTCTCTCAGTAATCTAGTGGCGTCTCTGCTGAACTCGGTGCGCTCTATCGCGTCCCTGCTTCTGCTGCTCTTCctgttcatcatcatcttcagtcTGCTCGGAATGCAGCTCTTTGGTGGCAAGTTCAACTTTGACGAGACGCGCCGCAGCACCTTCGATAACTTCCCGCAGTCTCTCCTCACCGTCTTTCAG ATTTTGACCGGAGAGGACTGGAACTCTGTGATGTATGATGGGATCATGGCATATGGTGGGCCCTCCTTTCCTGGCATGCttgtctgcatttatttcatcatcctcttcatctgCGGAAACT ACATCCTCCTGAATGTCTTCTTGGCCATTGCCGTGGACAACCTGGCAGACGCAGAGAGTCTGACATCTGcgcagaaagaggaagaggaggagaaagagaggaagaagcTGGCCAG AACGGCCAGTCCAGAGAAGCGGCAGAACTCTGAGAAACCACCTCTGGAGGatgaaaagaaagaggaaaagatTGAACTTAAATCCATCACTTCTGATGGAGAGACTGCCACCAAG ATCAACATAGATGAGTACACAGGGGAGGAGAATGAGGAGAAGAATCCATATCCTGTGAACGACTTCCCAG CAGGAGAGGAGGACGATGAGGAGCCAGAGATGCCAGTAGGTCCTCGTCCACGTCCACTCTCTGACATTCAGCTGAAGGAGAAAGCTGTCCCCATGCCAGAAGCCAGGGCTTTCTTTATTTTCAGCCCCAATAACAA gTTCAGGGTTTTGTGTCATAAGATTGTAAACCACAACATCTTCACCAATTTAATCCTGTTCTTTATACTGCTGAGCAGTATTTCACTGGCAGCGGAGGACCCAGTGAATAATGACTCATTCAGGAATcag ATTCTAGGCTATGCAGATTACGTGTTTACAGGAATCTTCACCATAGAGATCATTCTGAag ATGACAGCGTATGGAGCATTCCTACATAAGGGTTCATTTTGTcggaattattttaatattttggatcTGGTGGTGGTCAGTGTGTCTCTGATCTCCTCTGGAGTTCA GTCAAGTGCCATTAATGTAGTAAAGATTCTCAGAGTGCTGAGGGTGTTGAGGCCCCTGAGAGCAATCAACAGAGCCAAGGGCCTCAAA CATGTggtccagtgtgtgtttgtagcCATCCGTACCATCGGGAACATCGTCATCGTCACCACTTTGCTGCAGTTCATGTTTGCCTGTATTGGTGTTCAACTTTTCAAG GGCAAATTCTTCTACTGCACAGACACCTCTAAACAGACACATTCCGAATGCAG aGGGTCCTATATATTATACAAAGATGGGAATGTTGGGAAACCAGAGAAAGCACAGCGTTCATGGGAGAACAGTGACTTCAACTTTGATGATGTCCTGCAGGGCATGATGGCTCTGTTTGCCGTATCCACTTTTGAGGGTTGGCCAGG GCTCCTCTACAGAGCCATTGACTCCCATACAGAGGATGTTGGCCCAATCTACAACTACCGTGTGATCATCTCTATATTCTTCATCAtctacatcatcatcatcgccTTCTTCATGATGAACATATTCGTAGGTTTCGTCATTGTGACATTTCAGGAGCAGGGAGAGCAAGAGTACAAAAACTGTGAGCTGGACAAGAACCAG CGTCAGTGTGTGGAATATGCCCTGAAGGCCCGTCCCCTGCGCAGGTACATCCCCAAGAACCCGTATCAGTATAAGGTTTGGTACGTGGTGAACTCTACCTACTTTGAGTACCTGATGTTCACCCTCATTCTTCTCAACACCATCTGCCTGGCCATGCAG CATCATGGCCAATCTCAGTCGTTCAGCAAAGCCATGAATATCCTCAACATGTTGTTCACCGGCCTCTTCACTGTGGAAATGATCCTCAAACTCATCGCCTTCAAACCCAGG GGTTACTTTAGTGACCCCTGGAATGTTTTTGACTTCCTCATCGTAATTGGCAGCATTATAGACGTCATTCTGAGTGAGATCAAC CATTATTTTGTTGATGCATGGAACACGTTTGATGCCCTTATTGTAGTGGGTAGTGTTGTTGATATAGCCATCACAGAGGTTAAC CCAGctgacccctcctcctctccCCCCTCCTCTGTGGTAAGACCAATG GGCCTCCAAAACACTGAAGATAACGCCAGGATCTCAATCACATTCTTTCGGCTGTTCCGTGTGATGAGGCTGGTGAAGCTCCTGTCTCGGGGAGAGGGCATTCGGACGCTGCTCTGGACCTTCATTAAATCCTTTCAG GCTCTTCCCTATGTTGCTTTGCTGATCGTGATGCTGTTCTTCATCTACGCCGTCATTGGGATGCAG ATGTTTGGTAAGATTGCCCTGAGGGACAACAGCCAGATCAACCGAAACAACAACTTTCAGACGTTTCCTCAGGCTGTTCTGCTGCTCTTCAg GTGTGCAACAGGGGAGGCATGGCAGGAAATCATGCTGGCCTGTTCTCCGAACCGCCCGTGTGAgaaggggtcagaggtcagccaCAACAGTGAAGACTGTGGCAGCCACTTTGCCATCATCTACTTTGTTAGCTTTTATATGCTTTGCGCCTTCCTG ATCATTAACCTCTTTGTGGCCGTCATCATGGACAACTTTGACTATTTGACACGTGACTGGTCGATATTGGGGCCGCATCACCTGGATGAGTTTAAGAGGATATGGGCAGAGTACGATCCTGAGGCCAA GGGACGGATAAAGCACCTGGATGTGGTGACGTTGCTGCGCAGGATTCAGCCTCCCCTTGGGTTTGGAAAGCTTTGTCCACATAGAGTGGCGTGCAAG CGGCTTGTGTCCATGAACATGCCTCTCAATAGTGACGGGACGGTGATGTTCAACGCAACTCTCTTTGCTCTAGTACGAACGGCTCTACGCATCAAAACGGAAG GTAACCTGGAGCAAGCGAATGAGGAACTCAGGGCCATCGTGAAGAAGATCTGGAAGAGGACGAGCATGAAGCTGCTGGATCAAGTCGTTCCCCCTGCTGGAG ATGATGAAGTAACAGTGGGGAAGTTCTATGCCACATTCCTGATTCAGGAATACTTCAGGAAATTTAAGAAGCGCAAGGAACAGGGCCTGGTGGCCAAAATTCCTCCAAAGACTGCTCTTTCATTGCAG GCTGGCCTGCGTACACTGCATGATATGGGTCCTGAGATCAGAAGAGCGATATCAGGAGACCTGACTGTggaggaggagctggagagagCCATGAAGGAAACCGTGTGTGCTGCATCTGAGGATGATATCTTCAGG CGGTCTGGCGGTCTCTTCGGTAACCACGTCAACTACTACCACCAGAGTGACGGCCACGCCTCCTTCCCACAGTCCTTCACAACACAGCGGCCGTTGCACATCAGTAAATCCGGGAGTCCTGGCGAAACAGAATCTCCGTCTCATCAGAAGCTTGTTGACTCCACCTTCACTCCGAGCAGTTACTCTTCCTCAGGATCCAACGCAAACATTAACAACGCCAACAACACAGCCATCGGACACCGGTACCCCAAACCTACCGTCAGCACAGTGGACGGACACACGGGACCGCCCCTCACCACCGTCCCACTGCCACGGCCCACATGGTGCTTTCCTAACAAGAG GAGCTGTTTCTATGACACTTTCATGCG CTCTGATTCCAGTGACAGTCGTCTCCCTATAATCCGGCGAGAGGAAGCATCTACAGATGAGACGTACGATGAAACATTACTAGATGAGAGAGATCAGACCATGCTCTCCATGGACAT GATGGAATTTCAGGATGAAGAGAGCAAGCAGTTGGCTCCCATGGTGGAGGCGGATGTAGGGGAGGAGAGGAGGCCGTGGCAGTCTCCACGGCGACGGGCCTTTCTCTGCCCCACTGCACTgg GTCGACGGTCTTCCTTTCACTTGGAGTGTCTGAGAAAACATAACAGACCTGATGTTTCTCAGAAAACAGCACTACCACTGCATCTAGTGCATCATCAG GCTCTGGCTGTGGCAGGGTTGAGTCCCTTGCTGAGACGGAGTCATTCTCCGACGCTGTTCACGCGTCTGTGTTCCACACCTCCTGCGAGTCCCAGCGGCCGTGGCGGGGGAGGGCCGTGCTACCAGCCCGTTCCGTCTCTGCGGTTGGAGGGCAGCGGATCTTACGAGAAACTCAACAGCAGCATGCCGTCTGTGAACTGCAGCTCGTGGTACAGTGACAGTAATGGCAACCACAGGGGGAGCGTGCAGAGGACGCAGCGACCCGTGTCCCTCACGGTTCCTCCGGTCACACGCAGAGACTCCATATCCGTGGCACATGGGAGCGCCTGCAGCCTCGTGGAGGCG GTGTTGATATCCGAGGGTTTGGGTCACTATGCACAGGATCCCTCCTTCATCCAGGTAGCGAAGCAGGAACTAGCGGACGCCTGCGACATGACCATGGAGGAGATGGAGAACGCTGCCGACAACATTCTCAATGCCAACGCGCCACCCAATGCCAACGGAAACCTGCTACCCTTCATACAGTGCAGAGACACTGGCTCCCAGGAGTCCCGTTGCAGCCACACGCTGAACCTCTCGACCGCCACGGGCTCCGATGAGCTGCTGGGGGTGGAGTTAGAGTGCTCCGAGGGGGCGGGGCAGCGGAACAGCACTCTGATGGAGGACGAGGACATGGAGTGCGTGACCAGTTTGTAG